The following is a genomic window from Candidatus Binatia bacterium.
TCGCGAGCGACTTCGCCGACATCGGGACCTGGCTCCCGGAGAGGAGCCTGCTCGTCACGTACGCGGCCGGCCCCTTCCTCGGCGACGCGCAGGCCGGCGCACGAAGCTACTGACGACAGCGACCTGGACTGCTGGGGCAGAATGTATGCTGGAAAGTGTCCCGTTAGGGTGCATGAACGTCCAAGCGCTGAAGCATGATATTCCCGAGACGCCTTCAACAAGCCGGCCTGCCCAGCGCGTCCCTTGCCCGTGGGGTGGGAAGAACGGGGGCAGCTGGTTCAGAATCGGTACGTTGTGCGATGCGCTATCCTTGTTCGAGCGGCGGCGCTTGTCGTAGATGAGCGTGGTGCTGGTGTACTGGTGCCCGCGTAGTTCCTGAACGCTCTCAATCGGCTCACCGGCATCGAGCAAGGCGGTTGCAGTTGTCGCCCGAAGAGAGTGGGGGGTGTAGATACACCGTCCGTCTTTCATCGCTCGAGGAAGGCGCTCCAGGTAGCTCATCACGGGGCGGTGCATCGTAGATTCATCTAGCGCCTGGTCTCCGAGCTCTTCGACCCGTGAGTTTTTCTGTCCACGAAACAGGGTCATCAACCGTCGATACCGACGAGCGTCGACCATCATCACGACGAATATGGCATTCCGCGACTGGGGCAAGGTCTTCCACAACAGTGCGGCGGCCGCCGCGATCGCCGACCGGCTCGTCGACAAGCGTTTACCGATCAATATCGAAGGCAAGTCGCGTCGAACGGAGCGAACTGAATAGCACCGTTCGCGCCCTGGCTACGCAGTCGCTTCGACGGCGCACGAGATCCAACGTTCCACCGTGGCCGACGGCGGCCCTCCGCGCGTGCCCAGGAACGAGCGCGTGTCAGCCAGTTGCTCGAGGCGGCTCGTCCGACAGACCTGGGAGGTGGCCATTCAACCGAGAAAGCCCCACGACCAATGCCGCGAAGCAGACCTGCGACGAGGGCGTCCCAGAGCAGCGGAGAGCGTCAACCGCATCGCGGAACCCGCCCCCCCCCCCCGCTCCCGCAAGATCGGCAGGACACGCCACACACGAAGAAAGCCTCGGCGCGCCAGGGTTTTCAAAAAGAGTGGAGGACTGGGATCGAACCCCCCGACGTCCAGCTTGGGAAGCTGGACGTCGCCGGGCGGGTCCCGGTCACCCGCTCTCTTTGTTCTGGCTCGTTGCGCGAATGACGTCTTCAAGTCCGTCGAGGTGAGACGCTTCGCTTCCTGGTTGAAACGCATCGCTTCAAAACAGACCGCGGCTCGCCCACTGCGGTTTCGCCGGAGGGTCCGGGCGCGAAGGGGGTCGGGGCCCATGGGAAGCTGGCACGGATGTCGCTGCAGGGGCCACGGTGCAGCGCCACACCAGCGTGCCGGCCGAGGCCGCGTGGTCTCACCCCCCACCGCGGCTCTCGGGGCGGCGAGCCTACGCGCCGCGTTGTCCGGGCGAGGGGGCGCTCTGGCGTGTCGTGTACCAACACCTCGAGACCTTCCTGGACGAGGTGCGCGCCCGCACCGACGGTGTGGGTGTACCGCCTTTCGTCGAGCGCGAGATGCGCGAGTTCCTCACATGCGGCTCGCTGGCGCGCGGCTTCGCGCGCGTACGTTGCGACACCTGCCGTGCGGAACATCTGGTTGGGTTCTCGTGCAAGGCGCGGGCGGTGTGCCCGAGTTGCACCGGTCGTCGCATGGCCGAGCGAGCGGCCGACCTGGTCGACCACGTCCTCACCCACCGCCCTGTCCGCCAGTGGGTGCTCACCCTACCGTTTCGCCTGCGATACCGACTGGCCTTCGACCACGATCTCTGTCGAGCCGTCGTGAGCGTCTACGTCCGCACACTCCTCGGCTTCCAACGCCGTCGCGCTCGCGCGGCGGGCGTCCCGGACGGTCAGGGCGGAGCGGTCACGGTGATCCAGCGCTTCGGCTCTGCATTGAATCTCAACGTTCACTTCCACACTCTCGTGATCGACGGCGTCATCGGTCAAAATGAAGCCGGCGGGCAGCTCCATCCCGCTCCGCCGCCGAGCGATGAAGACGTGGGTCGGCTCCTCGTACAAATCCGCAGGCGTGTGCTGCGCCTGCTCGAGCGCCGCGGCATCTCGTTCGACGATGAATCGAGCGACACGCTCGCCCAAGAGTCTGCAGCCCTGGCCGGTCTCGCGGCCGCATCAGTCCGCGGCCGCGCTGCTCTCGGCCGCCGAGCGGGCCACCGGGTCGCGCGCATCGGCTCCGACCCCGACGCCGAGCCCGACTTCTCGAGCGGCCCGCGCCACGCGCATCTCGATGGTTTCGACCTGCACGCCAGTCTCGCCGTCGCCGCCAGCGACACCACGAGGCTCGAGCACCTGTGCCGCTACCTCCTGCGTCCGCCCGTTCCCGAGGGCAGGCTCGCTCTCCTGCCCGACGGGCGCGTCCTCCTGGCGCTCGGCCGCACCTGGTCTGACGGAACGACGCATCTCGCCTTCGAGCCGAGCGAGCTGCTCGAGAGATTGGCCGTGCTCATCCCACGCCCGCGCATCAATCTGATCCTCTATCACGGCGTGCTGTCTGCCCACGCCGCTCGACGCGCCGCGGCCGTAGGCACATCGACGCCGCACGC
Proteins encoded in this region:
- a CDS encoding transposase, with amino-acid sequence MQRHTSVPAEAAWSHPPPRLSGRRAYAPRCPGEGALWRVVYQHLETFLDEVRARTDGVGVPPFVEREMREFLTCGSLARGFARVRCDTCRAEHLVGFSCKARAVCPSCTGRRMAERAADLVDHVLTHRPVRQWVLTLPFRLRYRLAFDHDLCRAVVSVYVRTLLGFQRRRARAAGVPDGQGGAVTVIQRFGSALNLNVHFHTLVIDGVIGQNEAGGQLHPAPPPSDEDVGRLLVQIRRRVLRLLERRGISFDDESSDTLAQESAALAGLAAASVRGRAALGRRAGHRVARIGSDPDAEPDFSSGPRHAHLDGFDLHASLAVAASDTTRLEHLCRYLLRPPVPEGRLALLPDGRVLLALGRTWSDGTTHLAFEPSELLERLAVLIPRPRINLILYHGVLSAHAARRAAAVGTSTPHAVDAPCPDAAGGSVTPKLNGSGRAQPPPAAAQRGPPRPDPTVDDAAERPRRRHHRWADLMRRTFEIDVLRCRRCGGRMRLLAIIDAPEVVRRILDRLGLPNEVPHPLPARSPPVHNEFVFPEYD
- a CDS encoding ATP-binding protein, yielding MNRRYRRASTIITTNMAFRDWGKVFHNSAAAAAIADRLVDKRLPINIEGKSRRTERTE
- a CDS encoding site-specific integrase, whose amino-acid sequence is MSYLERLPRAMKDGRCIYTPHSLRATTATALLDAGEPIESVQELRGHQYTSTTLIYDKRRRSNKDSASHNVPILNQLPPFFPPHGQGTRWAGRLVEGVSGISCFSAWTFMHPNGTLSSIHSAPAVQVAVVSSFVRRPARRRGRGRPRT